Proteins encoded in a region of the Streptomyces liliiviolaceus genome:
- a CDS encoding sensor histidine kinase has protein sequence MRTSRRTPTDGAQPSTAEVRGRRAHAGPPADEDSGREETDDTEPRGAPTRARSWNPRPRTVRAKVVCLLMVPVVSLLALWAHATVTTAQDVARLRQLQRVDSEVRAPVAATVIALQDERAAAVRYATRPSADRERALKKLAARTDRTVSELRLGQGSTVADSEELPAAVAVRLETFVTGAEQLHSPRTALLDRTTGWYETYRRYTGTIATAFGVGGALTGIQDAEIGSDARVLLEFSRAGEALAQEDAVLAGARLEGTLDGQRLRLFTGAVDTRRLLTDSAAVDLREPERAAWQALTEGAAYADMTAVEDGVLTAPPGATALQALPGETWNAAHARVQDDMRSIEADAGRDVADRADPLRRGLLSPAGAAVLLGLAAMAASLIISVRIGRGLVVELVTLRNSALEIARRKLPNAMRRLRAGEEIDVRAEAPPGRPAEDEAGQVAEALTTVHRAALHAAVERAELAGGISGVFVNLARRSQVLVHRQLRLLDSMERRSEDPKELSDLFRLDHLTTRMRRHAESLIILSGAAPGRAWRMPVPLTNVVRAAVSEIEDYARVEVRQLSETLVVGAAIADLTHLLAEIVENAAQFSPPHTGVRVTGEPVGNGYALEVEDRGLGMGKETLAETNRRIGQSQALDLFDSDRLGLFVVSRLAARQGIKVHLRTSPYGGTTAVILLPVALLHTSTEERSGTRRVRAEEPVGRPPGRTAGRPAEQPVDRAPGRTAGREYARVPGPLSRRKSVGPAPRQESVEAHIRQESVEAHIERPALVSPVAAPAEASADGSHAGPPPEVITLRLHRSSDDDAPSDVPDGLPRRVRQASLAPQLREGRAEEPANPARHRDDAERTPEAVRDRMTAYRAGWARGGGRSPGLRTTSGPAGGRDSSEGDLA, from the coding sequence ATGCGTACATCCCGAAGGACCCCGACAGACGGTGCGCAGCCGTCGACGGCCGAGGTACGGGGCCGTCGCGCGCATGCCGGACCGCCGGCCGACGAAGACTCCGGCCGGGAGGAAACCGACGACACGGAACCGAGGGGCGCGCCCACGCGCGCGAGGAGCTGGAATCCGCGGCCCCGTACCGTGCGAGCGAAGGTCGTCTGCCTGCTCATGGTCCCGGTTGTCTCCCTGCTGGCCCTCTGGGCACACGCCACCGTCACCACGGCCCAGGACGTCGCACGGCTGCGGCAGTTGCAGCGCGTGGACTCCGAAGTGCGCGCCCCGGTAGCAGCGACCGTCATCGCGCTCCAGGACGAGCGCGCGGCAGCCGTCCGCTACGCCACGCGCCCCTCGGCCGACCGGGAGCGCGCCCTCAAGAAGCTGGCGGCGCGCACCGACCGGACCGTGTCGGAACTCCGCCTCGGACAGGGCAGCACCGTCGCCGACAGCGAGGAACTGCCCGCCGCGGTGGCCGTACGCCTCGAAACCTTCGTGACAGGCGCCGAACAACTCCACTCCCCGCGGACCGCCCTACTCGACCGCACGACCGGCTGGTACGAGACATACAGGCGGTACACCGGGACCATCGCCACGGCCTTCGGGGTGGGCGGAGCGCTCACCGGCATCCAGGACGCGGAAATCGGCTCCGACGCGCGCGTACTGCTTGAGTTCTCCCGCGCGGGGGAGGCCCTGGCGCAGGAGGACGCGGTACTCGCCGGTGCCCGCCTCGAAGGGACCCTCGACGGACAGCGGCTGCGACTGTTCACCGGCGCCGTCGACACGCGCAGGCTGCTCACCGACTCCGCTGCCGTCGATCTCCGCGAACCCGAACGAGCCGCCTGGCAGGCCCTCACGGAGGGTGCCGCGTACGCCGACATGACGGCCGTCGAGGACGGGGTGCTCACCGCCCCGCCCGGCGCGACGGCCCTCCAAGCCCTGCCCGGGGAGACCTGGAACGCCGCCCACGCGCGCGTGCAGGACGACATGCGGTCCATCGAGGCGGACGCCGGCCGCGACGTCGCGGACCGGGCCGACCCCCTCCGCCGCGGTCTGCTCTCGCCCGCGGGCGCCGCGGTCCTCCTGGGGCTCGCGGCCATGGCCGCCTCATTGATCATCTCCGTACGCATCGGACGCGGCCTCGTCGTCGAACTGGTGACCCTGCGCAACAGCGCCCTGGAGATCGCCCGGCGCAAACTGCCGAACGCCATGCGGAGACTGCGGGCCGGAGAGGAGATCGACGTCCGTGCAGAGGCCCCGCCGGGGCGGCCCGCCGAGGACGAGGCGGGGCAGGTCGCGGAAGCACTGACCACCGTGCACCGCGCAGCCCTGCACGCGGCCGTCGAACGCGCGGAACTGGCCGGCGGCATCTCCGGCGTCTTCGTCAATCTCGCCCGCCGCAGCCAGGTTCTCGTCCACCGCCAACTCAGGCTGCTGGACAGCATGGAGCGGCGCTCCGAGGACCCGAAAGAACTGAGCGACCTCTTCCGGCTCGACCACCTCACCACACGGATGCGACGCCACGCGGAGAGCCTGATCATCCTCTCGGGAGCGGCCCCCGGCCGGGCGTGGCGCATGCCGGTCCCCCTGACGAACGTGGTGCGCGCAGCCGTCTCCGAAATCGAGGACTACGCGCGCGTGGAGGTACGACAGCTTTCGGAGACCCTGGTCGTCGGAGCGGCGATCGCCGACCTCACGCATCTGCTGGCCGAGATCGTCGAGAACGCCGCCCAGTTCTCCCCGCCCCACACCGGAGTGCGGGTCACCGGCGAACCGGTCGGCAACGGATACGCCTTGGAGGTCGAGGACCGGGGGCTGGGCATGGGCAAGGAGACCCTCGCCGAGACCAATCGCCGCATCGGGCAGTCCCAGGCACTCGACCTGTTCGACAGCGACCGGCTCGGCCTCTTCGTGGTGAGCAGGCTCGCCGCCCGCCAGGGCATCAAGGTGCACCTGCGGACCTCGCCCTACGGAGGTACCACCGCGGTGATCCTCCTGCCCGTCGCGCTGTTGCACACGAGCACGGAGGAACGTTCCGGTACGCGTCGCGTGAGGGCCGAGGAGCCTGTGGGACGGCCTCCCGGACGAACTGCCGGACGGCCGGCGGAACAGCCCGTCGATCGAGCCCCCGGACGGACCGCCGGACGCGAGTACGCGCGCGTGCCCGGCCCCCTGTCTCGGCGGAAATCCGTGGGCCCCGCCCCACGACAGGAGTCAGTGGAAGCCCACATCCGACAGGAGTCGGTGGAGGCCCACATCGAACGACCCGCACTCGTCTCGCCCGTAGCCGCCCCGGCGGAGGCGTCGGCGGACGGCTCGCACGCCGGACCCCCGCCCGAGGTGATCACTCTGCGCCTGCACCGTTCCTCCGACGACGACGCGCCGTCCGACGTGCCCGACGGACTCCCGCGGCGCGTACGTCAGGCCAGCCTCGCCCCGCAACTGCGTGAAGGACGCGCCGAAGAGCCCGCGAACCCGGCACGTCACCGGGACGACGCCGAGCGCACCCCCGAAGCGGTACGGGACCGGATGACGGCCTACCGCGCCGGGTGGGCCCGCGGCGGCGGCCGTTCCCCCGGTCTCCGCACCACGTCCGGCCCCGCAGGGGGCAGAGACAGCAGCGAAGGAGACCTCG
- a CDS encoding MHYT domain-containing protein, whose translation MGHLDHAAFGWLTSVLSYAMACIGAALGLRCTVRALGAHGRSRRNWLLTAASAIGTGIWTMHFVAMLGYGVDGTDIRYNVPLTVLSLLVAITVVGAGVFAVGYGLDRGRSLVLGGLTTGLGVASMHYLGMAALRLHGEVRYDPLLVGVSVGIAVVAATVALWAALNISSPIAVAVASLVMGGAASSMHYTGMAAVHVHVTPSGEALPGATAMQFVFPLAVGLGSYLFLTSAFVALSPTVGEREASASAQRPVESDRSSAPPASAVP comes from the coding sequence ATGGGACACCTGGACCACGCCGCCTTCGGCTGGCTGACCTCCGTGCTGTCGTACGCCATGGCGTGCATCGGCGCCGCCCTCGGGCTGCGCTGCACGGTCCGCGCGCTCGGCGCCCATGGCCGGTCGCGTCGCAACTGGCTGCTCACCGCGGCCTCCGCGATCGGCACGGGCATCTGGACCATGCACTTCGTGGCGATGCTCGGCTATGGCGTCGACGGCACCGACATCCGCTACAACGTGCCGCTCACCGTGCTCAGCCTGCTGGTCGCGATCACCGTCGTCGGTGCGGGAGTCTTCGCCGTGGGCTACGGCCTGGACCGCGGGCGCTCGCTCGTCCTCGGCGGCCTGACCACCGGGCTGGGTGTGGCGAGCATGCACTACCTGGGCATGGCCGCGCTGCGGCTGCACGGCGAGGTGCGGTACGACCCGCTGCTCGTCGGAGTCTCCGTGGGCATCGCCGTGGTCGCGGCGACCGTCGCACTGTGGGCTGCGCTCAACATCAGCTCGCCGATCGCGGTCGCCGTCGCCTCGCTCGTCATGGGCGGGGCGGCCAGCAGCATGCACTACACCGGGATGGCGGCGGTCCACGTCCATGTCACCCCCTCAGGGGAGGCACTGCCCGGGGCTACGGCGATGCAGTTCGTCTTCCCCCTCGCCGTCGGTCTCGGGTCCTATCTCTTCCTGACGTCGGCGTTCGTCGCGCTCTCCCCGACAGTGGGCGAGCGCGAGGCCTCCGCGTCGGCCCAGCGGCCCGTCGAAAGCGACCGCTCCTCGGCGCCACCTGCGAGTGCCGTCCCCTAG